AGGCTGTCCTGGAGAAGGAGCTCCACAATGTTCTCATGCAGCTCCACTCCGCACAGTTACAGCTACAGGCCAGCAAGGGGCTCGAACTAGACTCTGAGTCcatcaagaaaaaaatggtaCATACAAAAAGTAACATTTGTTCTATGGCATACACCACAGTTGTCTGTATAttcttgtgttgttgttttttctagaTTATGAAATTTCTGGTAATTAAATCCCAGCTGAGCATTCCCTTTTAATGGCAAAGTGGGGTGTATTTCAATACTCTTTTAAGATATTGTATTGGCGAGTTACTTCCttcaaaaactttaaccagaaagTTAAATGCTGGATGGTTCATGATGTATGGCATGTTTTgattaataataattgaaattcaaataaaaaaaatatatggagtAATCACTATAactgttaaaaaacatattggatgcgaaacaattcattttttgaaataactgaggtatatattagggatgcaaacaaagtttgatattcaaatattcggtAATACTTTCCATCGAATATTTGATTaccaaaaaacatatttaagaagtTGTAgttaactattattttattcgcTAAAGTCGTAGGCGGAACAAATAATTTTTTGGGATAACTAAGGtaaatattagggatgcaaacaaatttgatattcgaatattcggtaatacTTTCCATCGAATACTCCAATATTTGATTaccaaaaaacatatttaagacgTTGTAgttaactattattttattcgcTAAAGTAGTAGGCGGAACATTTTAACCATACTTTGTTATAGTTTGCATGGCAGACCCTTTTTTCCcaaattagcctctgaaatttcccatttttagaaaaaaagcaataccttttgaacaaacaaaaaacaaaatccgATAACTTGAATTCGGCTGCCTTCATGTGTGTGatcaatgtgaaattagatggattacTAGTCAAATGGCATTATGCGCCAATGAAGGGTCTTTCCATAGGActagcagcctcgttctgggattgatcactactaaatataactatggagaAACCAAAGCAAATCAGGAGTAAAATAATAGATCGAAAAGATGCAGTGTATTTTGAATCTTCTAGTTTACATCAATAGAGGAAAAATATCCTGAAATGCTATACTATACAGCttactaaaactattttaaaaattacTGATGTAACGTGTGTAATGGCCAGTTATTATAATATTACGGGGACTTTTTCTAGTACCCGACGTTATGTCCCTAAATTACATATGAAGCTAATTAGTGTATTTTCAACACATTCACACCTATGGCATTATGGGCCAATTGTTGAAAAACAAGACAAACcaactttatacacaacaacagagttgtagtcaaaacgttcattattctatttgtataacaataacaaaaatcaaatattcaaataccgattttaacatttgaatatcaAACATTTGATGGAAtgttcgtttgcatccctagtaaatattaattatgtgtTGAAATAATAACAGAGTATATAGAACAAATGAGTGTGAActtcaaaacagttttatattaaggTAATAGACTTCTTGTTTTAGACTACTCTAGtttcatttgtcaaataaatgtCATATATAACCATGCTAATGTCTCCAGCTAACAAGTTGGGCAAGTTCcaacaaaactgtttttaatttttaactttagtttttgtaattttttcaGTTTGGCAAAACTGGTATGTGAAAGTCTGTCATAAGCCAGAAAGTCTCAAGTTTAAAATTGACAcctaaatcataaaaaaattcagTGAAATagtcattttcttttcttttttcttagtTGTTTGATGTAAAATTGACATTTGGCTAGTATGAGTTTTCAAGTGTCAAAATGTATGATTTCTTGaactttaaatatcaaatcCCGGTTCACTGAGGTAATTAAAAGCCCAGGTGTGTATTTCAGGACACAGAAATGGAATCTCATTTGGCAGAGGGCCGGAACCTGGCTGTTCTAGAAGCTAAGGTGAAGGCAATGGAACGTGAGAACACAGAGATGCGGCAGTATGCCCTTGCTCTACAGAGTGAGGTTTATGGAGCAAGACTCGCAGCTAAATATCTTGACAAAGAACTGGCAGGCAGGTAAGCCTGATTTTATGGTCAAGTTtctttattattgttgttgtagcAACCCATTTCACTTTTATAGTTGATATTGTATGTGCTGTGTAACTATTAATGTGACTACCGGGTaggtattataaatatttaagatgatTCATTTTAtgcttaattaaatatttaacacattaATAGCGATTACTCAAcaatgatgtttaaaactgCAGCATTATAGTAATAATGAATAATCAAAGTCagattaaattaattatatcaaGATAGAAGCTACATTACACAAGATTAAAAACCCGATACTTAAGATATGTGACCTCTGATTGATGTTGTACATCAGGATACAGCAGATTCAGCTGCTGGGTCGGGACATGAAGGGGGCAGAGCATGACAAACTCTGGAACCAGCTGGAAGCCGAGATCCATCTCCATCGACACAAGACTGTCATACGAGCATGCAGGGGGCGCTCCAACAGGAAGAAACGCCTTCCTATTCCACCTGGACATGTACGATCACTGCTTACTAAATTGCTGTAGATGTTGAGATCAAAGCTtacaattatctttttaaattgaCTGTGCTTATCTGTTTATACATCAAATTAATTGGCATAAAATCAAGCCTGGAAACAGTTCAGTAAATcataaatttcttgtgttaagtAAATGTATAACTATATTTATGCTGCACTTTGCCTCTTATGTtcattttgtgtacataactaATGCCTTTAATTGTTAACCCCATACAGGATTTCAACTCATTACGAAGAAGGCATGGCTTGGGTGACATGCGCAGGGTTAACCTACACAAAGACCCAGAGGAGGGACTGGGAATGTCTATAACTGTAAGCAGAGCTAAATGaatcaaatgataaatgaaatgtGAATTGAAACCTGCctttattgtgtatatatatacacaaagcCTGATAGTAACAAAAAACGTAGGTGGTATTTCGGACatggaaaaataaaaaggtgaaCAATATCCATAATATTTGCATTATGTACGGTAGTcagcaaaatgtgtctcctgtgtTCTACCACGTGTTTGGACCAATTACAAGGGTCTGTTAATAAGAAGATACTGATTGTTCGTTCTTGCAAAACAAAGCAGTTGGTCATGTTATGTGATGGTTTATTTGTCACTTTCATTTGGTAGATGTGTGAAAAACAAATCAGtcttgtgtattacaatttttactgacttagccatttttgaccaaaaaaacaacaaaaaaaaacaagtttcagaccaatttttaaaccattttctgTTACTTAAATCGGTCTGGGTGGCCAAAATCTGTCCAAACCGGCAAATTGTCAGTTTTTAGAACCCCTGACTGTAAGCATAGTTATGCTAGATTTTGTCTTTGTTATCCTAACTATTCAGTGCAGTGATGAATTCCCTATTTAGTGCAGTGATGAATAGTGAGTGCAGTGATGAATTCCCTGTTCAGTGCAGTAATGAATTCCATGTTCTGTGCATTGATGAATTCCCTAATAGGTGCAGTTATGAATTCCCTATTCAGTGTAGTAATGAATTCCCTATACGCAGCAGTGTGAATTCCCTCTTCAGCGCAGTGATGAATTCCCTATTCAGTGCAGTAATGAAATACCTATTCAGTGCAGGGATGAATTCATCCCATACATTGTACAATTTATTTAGGtgcaaacatttttcaatattgttgAAGAGGAATTAATATCCAACACTTAAGGGTAAGGCATTCTTCCCTTAATGAAAAAGAGATCAATTTTGTATCAACAAGAAATGTACACATACTTTTTTTACCCCCTAGGGTGGCAAGGAGCATGGAGTACCCATCCTTATATCAGAAATCCATGAGGGGCAGCCGGCTGACCGCTGCCAGGCCCTGTTTGTGGGTGATGCAATCCTCTCTGTGAACAAGATAGACCTTCGCAATGCCAAGCATGCGGAGGGCGTACGAATACTCTCAGAACAGGTCAGTGGGACATTAATTCTTCCACTGTaccaaatttttatttttattgagttTAGCTGATTGAAGATCTCTGTTGTTACAAGACTGTAAAAATGGTCTTTTCCATGACATACAGATGTTGAAactaacatttatattttgtattttgctcaaatattttctaaaataattttcttatagAAGTTGGGTAATCTATGGCCATGCCTGTGGATGATCACACAATATATTTGCAATCAATTTTGGGATATGGGTGTAGATTACTGGTAGTTAGAACTATTGTTTGAAAGACATGATGATGAAACATATACATGAAGTAGTCTTTTATTTCAGCAAGGTGACATAGAGCTTGAGGTGATGTTTGTGGCTCCGGACGAGGACAGTGACCAGGACACACAAGACTGTGAAGACGAACACAAGTTCAGGTACATGACACATGCCAGGGCCTTTTCTTTTctgtccatttttttaaaaagacctTCGACAAATAAGGAAATACTGCAATGTTAAATTTACAGAGTTGGAAAGAAATTTTAGGCTTTTTTGTCACTTTGGGACAATGTACTTGCAGAGTTTTTTCAAGTTGTGCAATAATTGGCAATATTGGGAATAAAAATACTCATCTGAAATCcatgtaaaaaaacatgaatgccACACAAAAGTGCTGATAAATGCATTGATAATTGTAAATGAACAATGTTTCCAAATGAATTGTTCAAGCACTAAAACCCTGGCTAAAGGGCAAGGTGTAAATTGAGAAGCCAGGCTTTTCGCGATTTCATCTTTTGggatttttagctcacctgtcacatagtgacaaggtgagcttttgtgatcacaatttgtccggcgtccgtccgtcttccgtccgtccgtaaacttttactttaaacgacatctcctcataaaccgcttagccaatttcatccaaacttcacaggaatgttccttgggtggtcccctttgaaaattgttcaaagaattgaattccatgcagaactctggttgccatggcaatgggaaggacaaactttaaaaatcttcttctcccaaaccacaaggcttaggccgttgatatatggtaggtaggatcatcAAAtagtcctctaccaagattgttcaaattatggcccttgggtcaaaattggccctgccccggggggtcatgggttttctctatatgtttatagtgaaaacttaaaaaatcttctcctctgaacttacttggcctagagcttagatatttgtcattattcatcgtctagtggacctctacaaagtttgttcaaattatggccctggggtcaaaattgaccccgccccggggggtcatgggtatgctctatatgtttatagttaaaacttcaaaaatcttctcctctgaacttacttggactagagcttagatatttggcatgattcattgtctagtggaccttttcaaagattgttcaaattatggccttggggtcaaaattggctccgcccaggggggtcatgggttttctctatatgtttgaagtgaaaacttcaaaaatcttctcctttgaacttacttggactagagcttagatatttggcatgattcatcgtcaagtggacctctacaaagattgttcaaattatggccttggggtcaaaattggccccgccccggggggtcatgggtatacttgatatgtttatagttaaaacttcaaaaatcttctcctcttaacttacttgtactagagcttagatatttggcatgattcatcttctagtggacctctacaaagattgttcaaattatggccctgtgatcaaaattggccccgcccctgggtggtcatgggttttctttatatgtttatattaatataaaatcaaaaatctcctctgaacttacgttgcttagagcttagatatttggcttgattcatcgtctaatggacttctacaaagattgttcaaattatggccttggggtcaaaattggccccgcccaggggggtcagggtattctctatatgtttatagttaaaacttcaaaaatcttctcctctgaacttacttggactagagcttagatatttggcatgattcatcgtctagtggacctctacaaagattgttcaaattatggccttggggtcaaaattggccccacccccttcgggggtcatgggttttctctatatgtgtatagtgaaaacttcaaaaatcttctcctctgaacttacgtggcttagagcttagatatttggcatgattcatcgtctagtggacctctacaaagtttgttcaaattatggccctggggtcaaaattggccacaccccggggctgatgggttttctctatatgtgttatagtgaaaacttaaaaaatcttcttcgaactcacaaagacaagtaacgtcttaatttaaactggataacatatttagtacacatcccaattttcaatatgggccacatacaacaattaataacaaatatacatatatagatacacacgtaaaatcaagtagtgacaagagcttagatatttggcatggtaTATCAtttagttgacttgtaccaatattgttcaatctttggccctggggtcaaaaaatggccccacccgggcggtcatgggtttccttatatatgtatatgatgaaatcttcttctccgaaaccaaaaggcgaaggccttagatatttggtatgaagcattgtttatcggaccactattgagattgttcaaactttagccctggggtcaaaattggccacgcccgtgttcataggcttaggttttcaatatttttatatagtcttatataataaaactttaaaaatcctcttctccaaaatataagacctagagctttcatatttggtatatagtgttacctagtggacctacaccaaaggtattcaaattattgtcccggggtcaaattggccttgctcaggggtcatttgtttttacattgtcttgtcacttaaacatcttttcctctgaaagtaaaggtcagaatgactccatacttgatatgtagcatccttacatggtcctctctcaactttgttccaatggttttgtttggcccctttaaggggtcaccagagcaaaaaatagaaaaacctttaaacaacttgatcttattaattaactgcttgatggatcttcaagtctgaagcatcctagcatgggcctctgtcaggtcttttcaaataattttgtttggccccttttaagggccaccagagctaaaattagtaaaaaaaacttaacattttcttcgcatgaaccccttgatagatcttcagcaaatttggtttgaagtgtccttgcatggatctctcttaaatttgttcacataattttgtttggccccttttagctaaaaataaagtaaaaaacgaTTATTCTTGTGAACCTCTTGATGgatatttaccaaatttggtctgaaGCACCCTTGCATAGACTTCtctcaaatgtattaaaataattttgtttgatctcttttattttcatatttgcataTTGATGGAACCGTACAGAGATATTGAATGGCGTACTAATTAGTGCAACATCCATTTAACTTAATGAAAAGTGACCAgccaatattctttgagaacaaatattaGGCTATATTggttacaaaggttaaactcttttactcaggtgagcgatttagggccatcatggccctcttcttttctttaaatttggaaaaatcTGGCGTTGAGAATGGATCAGGAGATATTCTGATCAGTGAGATGGGCAGAAAAAGGCCTGCACGCCTAGATACATAATTGTTCGAGGTTTGAGAATTTGTAactaaatacatgtactaataTACTAAAATGAACATTATTGTAGCCTGTCTGTTGTTGTGTTATTATTCCGAAAATTTGTTGGCTTCATGCAAATCCATTTAATGATTTACCCAATGCAGTAATGT
The DNA window shown above is from Mya arenaria isolate MELC-2E11 chromosome 6, ASM2691426v1 and carries:
- the LOC128238421 gene encoding Golgi-associated PDZ and coiled-coil motif-containing protein-like isoform X1: MAATVSFRWLEILEKEFDKAFVDLDLLLGEVDPDQCELTYDGRQKMTALSAAFAQLCHKSQTIFQTNAKLEAQVVDLKQEAVEVSASKAVLEKELHNVLMQLHSAQLQLQASKGLELDSESIKKKMDTEMESHLAEGRNLAVLEAKVKAMERENTEMRQYALALQSEVYGARLAAKYLDKELAGRIQQIQLLGRDMKGAEHDKLWNQLEAEIHLHRHKTVIRACRGRSNRKKRLPIPPGHDFNSLRRRHGLGDMRRVNLHKDPEEGLGMSITGGKEHGVPILISEIHEGQPADRCQALFVGDAILSVNKIDLRNAKHAEGVRILSEQQGDIELEVMFVAPDEDSDQDTQDCEDEHKFRYRIYDEEVVGVGGENTVPLRLNPLDQREGAPALTTNGVASPTSARPQSLSQTNSVNVSYNCWSKLVNANRIPVCTNSPSKSQNVAGLLGANAGSQSSPESDGGQMSVGALHIDNVQQHSLSTDQSAFHSSYH
- the LOC128238421 gene encoding Golgi-associated PDZ and coiled-coil motif-containing protein-like isoform X2, with the protein product MAATVSFRWLEILEKEFDKAFVDLDLLLGEVDPDQCELTYDGRQKMTALSAAFAQLCHKSQTIFQTNAKLEAQVVDLKQEAVEVSASKAVLEKELHNVLMQLHSAQLQLQASKGLELDSESIKKKMDTEMESHLAEGRNLAVLEAKVKAMERENTEMRQYALALQSEVYGARLAAKYLDKELAGRIQQIQLLGRDMKGAEHDKLWNQLEAEIHLHRHKTVIRACRGRSNRKKRLPIPPGHDFNSLRRRHGLGDMRRVNLHKDPEEGLGMSITGGKEHGVPILISEIHEGQPADRCQALFVGDAILSVNKIDLRNAKHAEGVRILSEQQGDIELEVMFVAPDEDSDQDTQDCEDEHKFRYRIYDEEVVGVGGENTVPLRLNPLDQREGAPALTTNGVASPTSARPQSLSQTNSPSKSQNVAGLLGANAGSQSSPESDGGQMSVGALHIDNVQQHSLSTDQSAFHSSYH
- the LOC128238421 gene encoding Golgi-associated PDZ and coiled-coil motif-containing protein-like isoform X3 is translated as MAATVSFRWLEILEKEFDKAFVDLDLLLGEVDPDQCELTYDGRQKMTALSAAFAQLCHKSQTIFQTNAKLEAQVVDLKQEAVEVSASKAVLEKELHNVLMQLHSAQLQLQASKGLELDSESIKKKMDTEMESHLAEGRNLAVLEAKVKAMERENTEMRQYALALQSEVYGARLAAKYLDKELAGRIQQIQLLGRDMKGAEHDKLWNQLEAEIHLHRHKTVIRACRGRSNRKKRLPIPPGHDFNSLRRRHGLGDMRRVNLHKDPEEGLGMSITGGKEHGVPILISEIHEGQPADRCQALFVGDAILSVNKIDLRNAKHAEGVRILSEQQGDIELEVMFVAPDEDSDQDTQDCEDEHKFRYRIYDEEVVGVGGENTVPLRLNPLDQREGAPALTTNGVASPTSARPQSLSQTNSKER